A genomic window from Lycium barbarum isolate Lr01 chromosome 4, ASM1917538v2, whole genome shotgun sequence includes:
- the LOC132637131 gene encoding uncharacterized protein LOC132637131 — MQLSDVPNGRDTMSACMAVLRSKSLMPDDFCSDLFKPKIVVKTYDVPVDPLHDESEWNIPKHISDEVFLPPRYKRPLGRPKKKRDKPLMETMIGKRRNACSTCGRLGHNRRSCCNEPRKK; from the coding sequence ATGCAGCTGTCAGATGTTCCAAATGGACGAGATACCATGTCCGCATGCATGGCTGTTTTGAGGAGTAAGAGCCTTATGCCTGATGATTTTTGCTCAGATCTATTCAAACCAAAAATAGTGGTGAAGACGTATGATGTGCCAGTTGATCCTCTCCATGACGAGAGTGAGTGGAATATTCCCAAACACATATCCGATGAAGTGTTTTTACCACCGAGATACAAGAGACCCCTAGGGAGGCCAAAGAAAAAGCGAGATAAACCATTAATGGAGACGATGATTGGTAAACGTAGGAATGCTTGTAGTACTTGTGGACGCCTTGGCCACAATCGACGTTCTTGTTGTAATGAGCCTCGTAAGAAGTAG